The following proteins come from a genomic window of Candidatus Zixiibacteriota bacterium:
- a CDS encoding PAS domain S-box protein, whose product ILSLNNQMKKWFPHIDETKRPLCYRQFQKPLRNKICPFCPTSKTFEDGARHESIAKAYTGQGQRSFRIVSSPIQDDSGKITAAIEMVEDITERLKAEDEIRKFKTIADRAAYATGIADMQGRLIYANESLAKMHGYSLAEILGKPISILHTRKQLKWVRQVWDEVIETGSLTAIEVWRTRRNGEVFPTLMSLTMIRDKNNDPLYMSASAIDITEIKQAEDALRESEERYRAVVEDMPALVCRFRKVGRMTFVNQFFCQYYEVSQGEVIGNSFFDFIPRNNRNELFFRFRKLTRKSPVVSFELEVPKSTDKLRWQQWIMRALFDDSGKIQEIQAIGYDVTERKLAEKALRESEEQFRSLAQLSPDLIAIQAENEIVYINQAGAKMLGGQNPEDIIGKSLMNFVPDKQKKYISARIRDVIKDKKQFSYVEDRARRLDGKMIDIEVASLPLQFLGKPAIQIVARDISDKKQAERALRNQRDMLKAVTSEVIRVQEDERRRISMELHDSIGQALSLSKLQIQNILKKSRMEKNSINRELSGVIRHISDTISDLRKISADLRPVILDNLGLMPSIEWYLKDFGRKVELQIEVDIKAEQLSLEPRHEAHVFRVIQEIMINIHKHAQASRILFKNSIDNGCAVFQISENGRGFDPANIFEVETRKQGMGLINIIERVELVRGEIDVDSRPGHGATYTVRIPLKK is encoded by the coding sequence GGGTCAGGGTCAGCGCAGTTTTCGAATAGTGTCCTCGCCAATTCAAGATGACAGTGGCAAAATAACAGCTGCGATTGAGATGGTCGAAGATATAACCGAACGTTTAAAGGCCGAAGATGAAATCCGTAAGTTCAAGACAATAGCTGACCGGGCCGCCTACGCCACCGGCATTGCCGATATGCAGGGCAGGTTGATTTATGCCAATGAGAGCCTGGCAAAAATGCATGGTTACAGTCTCGCAGAGATTCTCGGCAAACCGATTTCAATTCTTCACACGCGCAAGCAATTGAAATGGGTCAGGCAAGTCTGGGATGAAGTCATCGAGACAGGCAGTTTGACCGCAATCGAGGTCTGGAGGACGCGCAGAAATGGGGAAGTATTTCCCACATTAATGAGCCTGACAATGATCAGGGATAAAAACAACGACCCGCTGTATATGTCTGCTTCGGCGATCGATATCACTGAAATCAAGCAGGCTGAAGATGCATTAAGAGAGAGCGAGGAGCGTTACCGCGCGGTGGTCGAAGATATGCCTGCCCTGGTTTGCAGGTTTAGAAAAGTTGGACGCATGACATTTGTCAACCAGTTTTTTTGCCAGTACTATGAAGTCTCTCAGGGAGAGGTGATCGGCAATAGTTTCTTCGATTTTATTCCGCGGAATAATCGAAATGAGTTATTCTTCAGGTTCAGAAAATTAACTCGCAAATCACCGGTTGTTTCATTTGAGCTCGAGGTGCCTAAAAGCACTGACAAGCTCCGCTGGCAACAGTGGATCATGCGCGCCCTGTTTGACGACAGCGGAAAAATCCAGGAGATCCAGGCGATCGGTTACGATGTCACCGAGCGCAAGCTGGCCGAAAAAGCTTTACGTGAATCCGAAGAACAGTTTCGATCCCTGGCTCAGCTTTCGCCCGACTTGATTGCGATCCAGGCCGAAAACGAGATCGTCTATATCAATCAGGCCGGTGCGAAGATGCTGGGTGGCCAGAATCCTGAGGATATCATTGGTAAAAGCCTGATGAACTTCGTTCCGGATAAACAGAAAAAGTACATTTCCGCGCGTATCCGGGATGTCATTAAAGATAAAAAGCAGTTCAGTTATGTCGAAGACAGGGCCAGGCGTCTCGACGGCAAAATGATCGATATTGAGGTAGCTTCGCTTCCACTGCAGTTTTTGGGCAAGCCGGCAATCCAGATCGTCGCGCGCGATATTTCCGATAAAAAACAGGCCGAACGCGCCCTTCGCAACCAGCGTGATATGCTCAAAGCGGTTACATCTGAGGTAATACGGGTGCAGGAGGATGAGCGCAGGCGGATTTCGATGGAACTCCACGACAGTATCGGGCAGGCGCTCAGCCTCTCCAAGCTCCAGATTCAAAACATCCTCAAAAAATCGCGGATGGAAAAAAACAGCATCAACCGGGAGTTAAGCGGGGTTATCCGCCATATCTCCGACACCATATCGGACCTGCGCAAGATTTCCGCCGATCTTCGGCCCGTGATACTCGACAATTTAGGACTGATGCCTTCTATCGAATGGTATCTCAAAGATTTCGGACGTAAAGTCGAACTTCAAATCGAAGTCGATATAAAGGCAGAACAGCTCAGCCTGGAACCGCGCCATGAAGCGCATGTCTTCCGTGTAATCCAGGAAATCATGATCAATATACACAAACACGCCCAGGCGAGCAGAATCCTATTTAAGAATTCTATCGACAACGGTTGCGCGGTTTTCCAGATCAGCGAAAACGGGCGGGGTTTCGATCCGGCCAATATCTTCGAGGTCGAAACCCGCAAACAGGGTATGGGGTTGATCAATATCATAGAGAGAGTTGAGTTGGTCAGGGGTGAAATCGATGTCGATTCCAGGCCCGGACATGGTGCCACCTATACAGTCAGAA